From the genome of Primulina huaijiensis isolate GDHJ02 chromosome 11, ASM1229523v2, whole genome shotgun sequence:
atgtttgcaGGTACGAAGGGCAAAAAAGAAACGAACTCATTCGTACTTAATTATTGTACGGTATATAATTTGTATATTATGATTTAACagcgatatataatttttaaaattctgacATGCAGGGAGAGATACAACAAGCACTTGTCTTACATGGCTTTTCTGGCTAATTGCCAAAAACCCTTCAACAGAAACCAAGATTCTACAAGAAATCGAAACCGAACTGAAAATAAAGACGCAGGATTCGAGCTGGAGATTCTTCAAGGTAGAAGAATCCCGGAAGCTAGTGTACCTCCATGGAGCATTATGTGAATCTCTGAGGCTGTTCCCTCCAGTTGCTCTGGAACATAAATCTCCGATGCACGACGATATTCTCCCTAGTGGTCACCATATTCGAAAGAATTCAAAGTTGATAATTTCATTCTACTCAGTGGGTAGACTGGAGAAAGTATGGGGAAAAGATTGCTTGGATTTCAAGCCCGAGAGATGGATTTCGGCTAGCGGAAGGATCAGACATGAGCCGTCGTACAATTTCCCGGCATTTAACGTAGGACCAAGAACATGTATCGGTAAGGAAATGGCTTTTATTCAGATGAAAGTGGTTGCTGCAGCTGTGATCTATCATTATCGTGTTGAACTGGTGGAGGGGCATCCTGTTGTCCCTCTGGATTCGGTCATTCTTCAAGTTAAGCATGGATTGAGGGTCAGATTATCAAAAAGAACTTAAAATTCATCTACCTTTACTAAATTGTCATGATGTAATAATTTCTTTATATCCTATACATATAAATGtgtgcatatatataatatcgtCTATTAATGTAAATATATGTTACTTATGCTgcaataaatattgttttcaagaTAAAATTTTCTGCTTTAATTAAGACATGCCTGACAAACTTCACAAGTACATTGCAATATGAAAATGTTCTTCAGTCAAAGAAGTGAAATCAGCTACTAAAATCCAAATGTTAAAATTGCTGAAATTCTTCATTTTGATTTAGAAAACCGTAACTGACCCATAGCGCCTGACGACGACATCCTCATGTACATTTGATGCATAATCCACTAAACCGTAATCGTGTATATCCAATAATACGCTAGATCTTCAGGTTTTAGGTGTCGTCGATTTCACAAACTAAGAGGCTTTTAatcttgacaaaaacttgtgtgagacggtctcacggatcgtattttatgagacagatcttttatttgggtcatccataaaaagtaatactttttatgataaagagtattatttttttttattgtgaatattggtaggattgacccgtatTACAGATAAAATTCTATGAAACCGTCTCGAGACCTACTCTCTAATCTTTTTGTTTctgaaaaataacttttttggTCCAttatgttgttttatttttgtgtttttgataaaaaaacatattcaaatttttGTTTGGATATAGTAACTTtgactattttatttttaattttagtagaccaaaagagaaatttttgtgttttcataAAAGAGAAATTGCTGACTTACGACACATCAACAattatatgaaattaaatagCCGGAAGTTACAAGTTAGTGTCTCAGAACTAAAGTTTTATGATTCAGTAgactaaaaatcaaaataatacaaGTCAGTTAATCaaaaaagttattttgtttttcgTTGCACATTGACTTTTAGCCATTTCTCTTTAACGAAGGtaactaattaaaatcataGATTGCCAATCACGCCCTTCCCACTAATGGATTGATCTTTTGAGTTTATATCCATAACTTAAAAAGCAATGTAATTAGTCTTTTTGTTCGAAATagattttattataattgagtTTCGAACAAGAGATATCGTCTCAAATTTGGACATTCATGTCAAATGAACTATAACTCATTGGTTATTTAATAAGACCGAAATTGTGGATATGTATCTTTTCATGCATGAGAGGGAGTTGTGGATATGATAAATGAACATTAATgatcaaaataagaaaattaaaacTTCATAAGAAATATAGATATTCAATGATTTTGTTTAGGCAAGGAGAAAAAGCTGAGCCTAGCTAAGGAACATCTTGATCGTTTTTTATTTGATCGAATTTgccacaaaaatttcaaatgtttaacGGGATTGATAAATGGTGACAGATATAGTCGTCACTCCTTAAGTTTAGTTTGCCttataagttatttatttatgtatatattacATAGGGATCATGAAAGCAAACACTCTTCTGTCTGCATATTTTAGTTATGACGTTCTTGCTAATTAGCCCATTTCACTTCTTTTGTCATTGTCATTATTCAAGATTTTATCAGAGCACCATCATGTGCCTGATTACTAGCTCTTTCAAAACCTTCGACCACCACTATATTGCAATTATAATGACAGATGAAAATCAGAAATCACCATCACATACGACCTTTTCCAATCATTTAAACATAAACACTACAAAACTCTACGGTGGATGTCAAACCCACACGTAGTTCATCATTTCAAACCCATACAAAGGAACCTTAAATAGAGATCTGAATATAACAAATGGTGGCAAAGGGAAGTTTATTGGACCCAAATTAAAGAAACTTGACTGGGATCTTTTAACAAATTATGAAAGCCCAAGCCTACTGTATCTGGTCATCTTTTCTCTTTACAAAAAATGTGTCGCAATTCTGTTGTGGGCAAGCTGGTGGAAATGGGCTGGAATAGGGCCATTGGACAATAGCCCAATACTTTGTGGATATCcttgtcatatatatatataaaaccttGGTTAACGATGATCTGATATGTTCTACTGGATAAAATTATAGAGTAAAGATGATTGAATGTTTTTAAAACTGGATCAAAATCTTGAAGAAAATCATGGATTGAAATGATTCAATCTGCATGTGGTGATAATTTGCatgtaacaaaattaaaatatttttaaatgggAAGAGATCCGAAAAACCTAACTctcgttttatttattttataattatatggGAATATGCAATCATTGCATATATATCTTCTTCTGCTTAAATAAATTGTACCCAACTCCACACAGGCTGGCGTAGAATATCGAACATTGcctctctgtgtgtgtgtgtgtgtgtgtgtgtgtgtgtgtgtgattttgaTTAGTTGGTTAGGCATTATAATACTAGACAATCATGATTGATTAATCGTACCTTCCAAGACAATCaatctaaaataatattttattatcaatttattttgattattatttaattctcTTATTTTATTCTAGTCACTAGTAATTATTTTTGCCACTAaatcattttttcttaaaatatatcactaattaacaaaaattaaagattttggaGATTTTGGACCACAATGCTAGAACATGTCTATTGTTGATTCGGGATGAAACCGTTTTACAATTTCAATAATTTGTTGAGAGAGATATTATGTCTTTGGTAtttcatttatgatttatgatatcatatttttatgtgattttgaAACACATGCTTTATACTTTATTGAAGAAACATGATTTATTTTCTGAGTgtgcttaaaatttttataatgttAGAGTGGAAGAAGCaagagagatttttttttttttggatttaagtaaAAGCTTTAATGTCTAAAAtagaaattgaataaatatataaacaagctATGTAGTTTTAAGATTTAAGTAATTGTATCTCTTATATTGTATAACATTTACAATAGCTAGAGTAATTTTATTAGCATTTATAAATgggaagaatatttatttttatataaatttgttaaaataattaaattttaaaatttttatttttgacattttatatgATTCTACCACAAAAATTAGAAttataaaaacgaaaattttaaatctcaaaCGTAAAAGTTTTACtctgaaataaaaattttaaatataaaatatcaagttttaaaatttgagaataatATGACACATGTTATATACATGAAACGAAATTAGTTTAATGATTTTGTGTGATTATGGTTAAAGTACTGTCAAAtgtaatcataattaaaaaaaaaaacgtgtaaagaaaaaattaatagGGTGTAATTCGACAGAATTGGCCGTATTTTTCTCTCAGGGTTATATTCCATTAAATGATTAGAGGCTtccatatttaatacataattaCACCGCAATCAATTCcatttaatgaatttaaaaaaaaaatcaaaatttcagtaTCTGACCTCTCAACTCAAGTCGTCCGTCTTTACAGATGCTCTCTGCAGTATTTATTAAAtcaaacaattattattttattttatttttttattccattATCACATCATAACAGGTTGATTTTATAATACATTCAAGAGTATATCTCttttgagacgatctcacgaatctttatatgtgagacgggtcaatcctaccgatattcacaataaaaattaatactcttagcataaaaagtaatatttttttaatggatgacccaaataagatatccgtctcacaaactacgaaccgtgagatcgtctcgcacaaatttttatctgcaTTCAAATATCATTGCAAAACTTTTTCCACAGATTTTCTAAAttgttttctcaaaatttttaattcagttgatattaaataataataagtaatcatatatttttattccatgggtaaaaaaaaaatttccgaaTTTAATAATCATTAATAATTACTCTTAACTCAATTTAATAAATGGCACgaaatgaaattaattattacaTCGTACCAGTTAAGTACGCGGAGCTGCTGTACCTCTAAATATTANATTATCGAAGGTTGCCGATTCCTCGAGCTATTGTCTGCTGCGGACTCAATCGAAGGAGGCGTCCCGCGCAGGATCGTGCCGAAGAAGGAACGGGGGTGTTCCGGAGGGGCATTTCCCGGTATACGTGGGCGATGAGATGGAGAGATTTGTGGTGAGCGCAGATTTGTTGAATCACCCCATCTTTTTGCAGCTGCTGGATAACTCGGCGCAGGAGTACGGGTACGAGCAGCAAGGCGTTCTCCGGATCCCCTGCCACGTGTTCCTCTTCGAACGAGTGCTCGAGGCGCTCCGCATCGGCGGCGAGTCGTGCGATCTTCAGGAGCTGCTGCAATCGCTGTCGGACGATCAGTGGTAGTGGCGAAACAAAATGATGAGATTAGAGTATTGAAAAACGCTGGATATTTTTTAGATCCGTTGTCGCTTCTCCATTGTAAATACTTTGTGATGAACAAAGTGGAGAATTTAAGATTAATGATGGAAGAACTTTTTTGCCTAATGAATTGAGAATTTGACCATGATTTCAAGTCTTCTTATATTTCCATAATCTACGCATGAATTATGAACGTATCTGTCTATCTATCTATATGGTTTTACAAATTCAACTGAAGTGCGGTCCAATTTACAGAATTGATTATTCGATGGGAAGAAATTAAATGGAGTAGCCGGCCGGAGAACAACCGCAAGAGGGCTGCCTCGACAGTTATTAGTTTACATACACCGTGATTTTCGGAATCAAAAGaatctttaaagcaaaaacTAATTAATTTTAGTTTTCCAAAAAGATTTCTTAATATTATCATCTGATTTAAAAAATGATCAAAGTACAAATTGGtcaaatttattttcctaaaaTAAGACCAAACTGTACATCCCTAGAAAAAGTAATGGGTTTTTTAATCCATTTCACAAGGGACCCTCGCCAGACGTTCATCGAGTCTATCTCGTAACATTGTTAATATGTTTTAATACAATATATTTAATCGAACATcttaattcaaaattaaaatatgtgagacAACATATTGTATAAATACATAAAGAGAATGCAAATTAGTGTAGCATAGATTCAACCGTTGATAACACATACACGAGAGGAATATTCGTGTCATGGTATTTGAATGCGATATGATAAACATAAGTggtatgaaaaataatttttaccgaTGGATAAGATAATGGGAAGTTAATTGCTGAAGTTATAAGGTAAGCACAAAATCTCTTGTGAATCGATTTCGGgagtcaaatattttatttggtcatccatgaaaaaatattactttttatgctaaaagtattacattttattgtgaatatcgatagggttaatcatctcacagataaagattcgtgagaccgtctcataagataACTACTCTAAGATAAATTGTGTGTGAGATTTTACAACATTGTTTTGTGGTAAATACATATCAAACTGAAACTTTAAGAAGAATGAAGAGTAAGTTAACTTTAATGTCAAAATAGAGAGTACAATAATTAAAACTTATAGACGTGGGATTTCTCCATGAAAAGTCCTGTCcctttataattatttttatttggtggCGAAGGTTAGGGTTCTTATTCTCTATACCGAAAACGACGTGCAAGTTTTTATTTCtcttattgtatatttatatccatCTAATTTAACTGATGCTGATCAGGTAAACAAACAGTTCTAGTTAAAGACAAACTAACTGATATTCTTTAAGATCAATGgatataataataagaataataaatcaaatataaaacttgaaaatttagaTATATTGGTCATGTAATATTAGTTTGATGTATCATTTTACGTTATCACtcgatgaaaaatattaaaataaaagacaaaaaaaagggaaaaaaaacatgtaagttataaaacaaaatatagtAATGTTCCCGATGTTTTGCTGTGTAATTTTTGGTAGATAatccaaaaaattataattttcaattttgaaattaaaaaaagatgAGAGAGCTATGGACGTTATGTATATGATATAAACTTGATTCCAAAACTAAGATAAATTGTTCATATATAATCATTATGATTTATCCTTTGATTGGGGCTTAGACCTATAAATTAATAGTCTAATTATCACCGTTGATCAAACCAGATTACATCGAGATACATTCCATTCGTACTTACTTAGGATTGGCCTACAAGCTCACTTTTGCGtcattttttgaattttcaatgTGAAAACAGAGAAGGTTTCCCTTGATTTACGCACTGGGCACATGTTATCATATGAATTATTCATTTCTTTATTGGAATATTCCCAAAAAATATGGAAGAAGCCcaagggattttttttttttttgaaaaggaaGCCCAAGGTATTCTGTGCATTACAGTTAGTACGGTttgatttgataattaaaaaaaatgccaATGTATCATGAGAACATGTGAATGGTTGATATGATGCACATgcaagttttgatatatatttatatgaataCTGAAGAGATTATATTCTCATATTGGGTATGTACACTTATTGTGTGTTTTCACGTGAACATCGATTAAGTGATATTTTTCTATTGGACGTGtaatttgtttttatgtttgatcatatttaatatgttaatgtCACTTCATTGAAAAAACGAAAATGCTTTTAACTTTTTAATCAAACGACCTCGTGTTTCTCTTCCAAATGGGAAAATTCTATGACACATTGGCATGGTTCTCCCGAACGTTGTTATCGCGGACGGTCATAACAGTTACGACGGTAGCCGGGATAAATTTCATGTCTGAACGAAAGTGCTCCAAAACGCCGATAGTCACGGCAGAACGGCCGATCCTATTTGTTTCAGCCAATGCAGCAGAGCCCTGTGCGTGTAGGTAGAAGAATAAGAAGCATAAGAGAGAGAGC
Proteins encoded in this window:
- the LOC140988505 gene encoding auxin-responsive protein SAUR71-like, giving the protein MVRGAAVPLNIXLSKVADSSSYCLLRTQSKEASRAGSCRRRNGGVPEGHFPVYVGDEMERFVVSADLLNHPIFLQLLDNSAQEYGYEQQGVLRIPCHVFLFERVLEALRIGGESCDLQELLQSLSDDQW